In the Pongo abelii isolate AG06213 chromosome 2, NHGRI_mPonAbe1-v2.0_pri, whole genome shotgun sequence genome, TCCAGAAAGGTCTTAGAGCTGCAAAGAGATCTGGGAACCTTCTGCacagaaattatagaaaatgaaaGTGTATGATTTCCTTGGAATAGAGAGGAAGGTCAAGTATGGCATCTTGTGAAACACCTTCAGCTAAGgaattcttcatttattcattcagcatgtTTGCTGACTGCTGaatacataattttgtttttcctttgttcctACTACTGATGTATGTACTGCTAAGCATTGGAGATAGAAAGGAATAAGATCTCGTTTTCTGCCCTCAGGAAGTTCACTCACATTGAGGAAGACAGACAAGTAAACAAGTACAATGCAGTGTTACAATAACAAGGTTAGAGGAGCCCAGACAGAGGTAAACAAGAATATGTAAACAGGTCGGGAGGGAAAATAAGAAATTCAGGGAAGTCAAAGAAGGAGAAAACATAATGGAGAGAGTGGGCTGTGATCCTGGTTGCTGCATATAGAGTTTGAGAAGGCTGAGGACTTTAAAAGTTACTGATTTGACGGTAAGGAGAGATGACATAAGAATGGTATTCATAAGAATGGTTTTAATTGAGTAGTTTTGTTAGAATGTTGGAGACGAAGGATCAGATAATAAAGAGTTGGGAGTGTGAGTGGTGAAAAAGttgagggaaaaggaaaaacaactttttttttttttgagacagagtcttgctctgtcgccaggctggagtgtagtgacgtgatcttggctcactgcaacctccgccttccgggttcaaacgattctcctgcctccgcctcctgagtagctgggactacaggtgcccaccaccacacccagctaatttttgtatttttagtagagacggggtttcaccatgtttggccaggatggtctcgatctcttgaccttgtgatctgcccgcctcagcctcccaaaatgctgggattactggcatgagccaccttgctcagCCGGGAAAGACAACTTTTAAAAGAGTGGTATAGTTTATTCCATGGGAAAATTGGACcagttagagaaaaaataaataaattactaaaatgTTACAGTTTAAAAGTTGTAGCAGAGTTAAAGTAACTTCATTTTGGAGTAGAAAAGATACGAGTGTGTTTTTAGACAATTGAAGGGACTAAATAGGAGGGAAAACAAGGATGTTGAGTCCCAAGAGAGTCAGGAAGGATAGTATTAAGATCCTAGAAGGATCAGGATTTGGAGACTTGAGTGAAGAACGAGAGCGAGGATAATGAGAGTTTTGAGACAAAAGGAATTTGAGAAGTTTTACCTAGGGAAGCCTCAGTTTTCTAGGTAAAGTAGAACATAAAATCACATGCTAAGAAATGGGCAGCAGTGAAAATGCCTGACTGAAGTTGATGTAGCGTACATTTGTATTGATAGTACCATTTGgtgattttctcatttctttcaacaCATATGTATTAAGCATTTACTGTGTACTAAGCACTGTACAAGATCCTTGGGATTCTATctgtaaacaaacaaaactccctGCCCTTGTGGAGGTTACATGTGACTGGGGTAAggggagaaaaacaaataatattttaaaataaacatatgagGTAAATAGAGCTACCTGGGTCTGGGAACCAAGAAAGCAAATGGGAAGATTAGCCAGACATAACTGCAATTTTATATTGCATATCATATTCTGATTtaagatagaaataattttatttttatacagctTATTGTAGACTCTAGCTTGCTTAAACTAAGACAAGAAGAGTATGGGTATGGTGGAGCCTTTGTGTACTTAGATTGTAGCTATGAAAGAAAtctatatttacatttaagaGGGAATCCATTAATTTAGGACAACtttataattatgttatatagTTATTTCAGGGCCTTTGACAAGAGAAAAGATGGTGAACTGTCatataataactgaaattaaatatttatttggttaagaaaaagaaaatttgcatCTTATTTCCAAAAAGATGATTTTTAACTATATAGAAATTTGTTATGTTAAGGCTTTAAAGATCTATATAGAGTTGAAGATCTCTTTTTAATAATGAATAAGTTCGTTCTTTTGGTAATCATTTTTTTATATTCTCCTCTTATGGCCCTTTTTAATTTCAACAGGCATtggaaaagtgaaaagaaaacctaGTGTGCCAGATTCTGCATCTCCTGCTGATGATAGTTTTGTTGACCCAGGGGAACGTCTCTATGACCTCAACATGCCCGCTTATGTGAAATTTAACTACATGGCTGAGAGAGAGGATGAATTATCATTGATAAAGGGGACAAAGGTGATCGTCATGGAGAAATGCAGTGATGGGTGGTGGCGTGGTAGCTACAATGGACAAGTTGGATGGTTCCCTTCAAACTATGTAACTGAAGAAGGTGACAGTCCTTTGGGCGACCATGTGGGTTCTCTGTCAGAGAAATTAGCAGCAGTCGTCAATAACCTAAATACTGGGCAAGTGTTGCATGTGGTACAGGCTCTTTACCCATTCAGCTCATCTAATGATGAAGAACTTAATTTCGAGAAAGGAGATATAATGGATGTTATTGAAAAACCTGAAAATGACCCAGAGTGGTGGAAATGCAGGAAGATCAATGGTATGGTTGGTCTAGTACCAAAAAACTATGTTACTGTTATGCAGAATAATCCATTAACCTCAGGTTTGGAACCATCACCTCCACAGTGTGATTACATTAGGCCTTCACTCACTGGAAAgtttgctggcaatccttggtaTTATGGCAAAGTCACCAGGCATCAAGCAGAAATGGCATTAAATGAAAGAGGACATGAAGGGGATTTCCTCATTCGTGATAGTGAATCTTCGGTAAGTTGATTTTCGGAGGTAAATACAAATAGAGCTctgggtatttaaaaaaaaaaagagagaaatagagaggttaagtggcttCCCTAAGGTAAACCA is a window encoding:
- the NCK1 gene encoding SH2/SH3 adapter protein NCK1 isoform X1 — protein: MAEEVVVVAKFDYVAQQEQELDIKKNERLWLLDDSKSWWRVRNSMNKTGFVPSNYVERKNSARKASIVKNLKDTLGIGKVKRKPSVPDSASPADDSFVDPGERLYDLNMPAYVKFNYMAEREDELSLIKGTKVIVMEKCSDGWWRGSYNGQVGWFPSNYVTEEGDSPLGDHVGSLSEKLAAVVNNLNTGQVLHVVQALYPFSSSNDEELNFEKGDIMDVIEKPENDPEWWKCRKINGMVGLVPKNYVTVMQNNPLTSGLEPSPPQCDYIRPSLTGKFAGNPWYYGKVTRHQAEMALNERGHEGDFLIRDSESSPNDFSVSLKAQGKNKHFKVQLKETVYCIGQRKFSTMEELVEHYKKAPIFTSEQGEKLYLVKHLS
- the NCK1 gene encoding SH2/SH3 adapter protein NCK1 codes for the protein MDWLNVFKDFFSIGKVKRKPSVPDSASPADDSFVDPGERLYDLNMPAYVKFNYMAEREDELSLIKGTKVIVMEKCSDGWWRGSYNGQVGWFPSNYVTEEGDSPLGDHVGSLSEKLAAVVNNLNTGQVLHVVQALYPFSSSNDEELNFEKGDIMDVIEKPENDPEWWKCRKINGMVGLVPKNYVTVMQNNPLTSGLEPSPPQCDYIRPSLTGKFAGNPWYYGKVTRHQAEMALNERGHEGDFLIRDSESSPNDFSVSLKAQGKNKHFKVQLKETVYCIGQRKFSTMEELVEHYKKAPIFTSEQGEKLYLVKHLS